One segment of Streptomyces sp. TG1A-8 DNA contains the following:
- a CDS encoding N-acetylneuraminate synthase family protein, with amino-acid sequence MSTNSRLRTFGSREVGPGRPVYICGEIGINHNGELENAFKLIDVAAEAGCDAVKFQKRTPEICTPRDQWDIERDTPWGRMTYIDYRHRVEFGEDEYRRIDAYCKEKGIDWFASPWDTEAVAFLEKFDVPAHKVASASLTDDELLRALRATGRSVILSTGMSTPKQIRHAVEVLGSENILLCHATSTYPAKAEELNLRVINTLEKEYPNVPIGYSGHETGLQTTLAAVALGATFVERHITLDRAMWGSDQAASVEPQGLTRLVRDIRTIEASLGDGVKKVYDSELGPMKKLRRVSGVVAEAEIAAAAGEPVAV; translated from the coding sequence ATGAGCACCAACTCCCGTCTGCGCACCTTCGGTTCGCGTGAGGTCGGCCCCGGCCGCCCCGTCTACATCTGCGGCGAGATCGGCATCAACCACAACGGTGAGCTGGAGAACGCCTTCAAGCTGATCGACGTGGCCGCCGAGGCCGGCTGCGACGCCGTGAAGTTCCAGAAGCGCACCCCGGAGATCTGCACCCCGCGCGACCAGTGGGACATCGAGCGCGACACCCCCTGGGGCCGGATGACCTACATCGACTACCGCCACCGCGTGGAGTTCGGCGAGGACGAGTACCGCCGGATCGACGCGTACTGCAAGGAGAAGGGGATCGACTGGTTCGCCTCCCCGTGGGACACCGAGGCCGTCGCCTTCCTGGAGAAGTTCGACGTCCCCGCCCACAAGGTCGCCTCGGCCTCCCTCACCGACGACGAGCTGCTGCGCGCCCTGCGCGCCACCGGCCGCTCGGTCATCCTCTCCACCGGCATGTCGACCCCCAAGCAGATCCGCCACGCGGTGGAGGTCCTGGGCAGCGAGAACATCCTGCTCTGCCACGCCACCTCCACCTACCCGGCCAAGGCCGAGGAGCTGAACCTCCGCGTGATCAACACGCTGGAGAAGGAGTACCCGAACGTCCCGATCGGCTACTCCGGCCACGAGACCGGTCTGCAGACCACCCTCGCCGCCGTCGCCCTCGGCGCCACCTTCGTCGAGCGCCACATCACCCTCGACCGCGCCATGTGGGGCTCCGACCAGGCCGCCTCCGTGGAGCCGCAGGGCCTCACCCGCCTCGTCCGCGACATCCGCACCATCGAGGCCTCCCTCGGCGACGGCGTCAAGAAGGTCTACGACTCCGAGCTGGGCCCGATGAAGAAGCTGCGCCGCGTCTCCGGCGTCGTCGCCGAGGCGGAGATCGCGGCGGCGGCGGGTGAGCCGGTCGCGGTCTGA
- a CDS encoding DUF6716 putative glycosyltransferase, with product MPASATKSLRVAVLADSDTRWKWGALTAQRLAPAGAGIRLDGYLLRGRATPTPRQLNEVGVRADSLHEVTGAGFLRAMTEESYDVLVLALVGGGVQAMLHGLRNAWGSGRRPVVVTGYVGVVYEKLADGLLLRHGADLVLANSRHDADRFRAVYEGVGADAAAVTEVALPFLGGAPYTGEHDPYTVVFAAQPSVPDNRRDRTYLLDRLIAHARRHPGREVLLKLRSKPGEHTTHIEELPYQKLVQGTDTPANFRLVYGHMGEVLDRTDLLVTVSSTAALEALHRRIPTVVLTDLGVREALGNHHFTGSGCLASWDQLDAGHRPVADPGWLARQGVAADGSYATAFDAARARIAGLLDRPGGLPPLNPYYTPETAPGYLPGILARHHLGPDGAPLPGAPAADRAPGPVRQIVRRAARGAYRHGVQRVAPVIRRMGEL from the coding sequence GTGCCAGCAAGTGCTACGAAGTCCCTGCGGGTCGCCGTCCTCGCGGATTCCGACACCCGGTGGAAGTGGGGCGCGCTCACCGCGCAGCGCCTCGCTCCGGCGGGTGCCGGGATCCGGCTCGACGGCTACCTCCTGCGGGGCCGCGCCACTCCCACCCCCCGCCAGCTGAACGAGGTCGGCGTCCGGGCCGACTCCCTCCACGAGGTCACCGGCGCCGGGTTCCTGCGCGCGATGACCGAGGAGTCCTACGACGTCCTCGTCCTCGCCCTGGTCGGCGGCGGTGTCCAGGCCATGCTGCACGGGCTGCGCAACGCCTGGGGCTCCGGGAGGCGCCCCGTGGTCGTCACCGGCTACGTCGGCGTCGTCTACGAGAAGCTCGCCGACGGACTGCTGCTGCGGCACGGCGCCGACCTCGTCCTCGCCAACTCCCGGCACGACGCGGACCGGTTCCGGGCCGTGTACGAGGGGGTGGGCGCCGACGCCGCCGCGGTCACCGAGGTCGCCCTCCCCTTCCTCGGCGGGGCGCCGTACACCGGCGAGCACGACCCGTACACCGTGGTGTTCGCCGCCCAGCCCTCCGTCCCGGACAACCGCAGGGACCGCACCTACCTGCTGGACCGGCTGATCGCGCACGCCCGCCGGCACCCCGGGCGCGAGGTGCTGCTGAAACTGCGCTCCAAACCCGGCGAACACACCACCCACATCGAGGAACTGCCCTACCAGAAGCTGGTCCAGGGCACCGACACGCCCGCCAACTTCCGCCTGGTGTACGGGCACATGGGCGAGGTGCTGGACCGCACCGACCTGCTCGTCACGGTCAGCTCCACGGCAGCCCTGGAAGCCCTGCACCGCCGCATCCCCACGGTCGTCCTGACCGACCTCGGGGTGCGCGAGGCGCTCGGCAACCACCACTTCACCGGCTCCGGGTGCCTCGCCTCCTGGGACCAGCTCGACGCCGGGCACCGCCCGGTGGCCGACCCCGGGTGGCTGGCCCGGCAGGGCGTCGCCGCCGACGGCTCCTACGCCACCGCCTTCGACGCGGCCCGCGCACGCATCGCCGGGCTGCTGGACCGCCCCGGCGGCCTGCCGCCCCTGAACCCCTACTACACCCCCGAGACCGCGCCCGGCTACCTGCCCGGCATCCTCGCCCGCCACCACCTCGGCCCCGACGGCGCCCCGCTGCCCGGCGCGCCCGCCGCCGACAGGGCGCCCGGGCCGGTCCGCCAGATCGTGCGCCGGGCCGCGCGCGGCGCCTACCGGCACGGAGTCCAGCGGGTCGCCCCGGTGATCCGGCGGATGGGCGAGTTGTGA
- a CDS encoding TetR/AcrR family transcriptional regulator, protein MSTERRAPLDRGRVAETALRLLNETGLDGLTLRAIAGELDVKAPALYWHFKDKQALLDEMATEMYRRMVAGTSLDPADTWRERLLKVNRGLRTALLGYRDGAKVFSGSRFTGLDHARHMEADLRVLTGAGLTLAQAVHAGRTATAYTVGFVTEEQGVRPLPGERREGFDVEERAHRMAGFPLAAAAGHLLFDGYDAQFEEGLALVVAGVGARYGLG, encoded by the coding sequence GTGAGCACGGAACGAAGGGCGCCCCTGGACCGCGGGCGGGTCGCGGAGACGGCGCTGCGGCTGCTGAACGAGACCGGCCTGGACGGCCTGACCCTGCGGGCCATCGCCGGGGAGCTGGACGTCAAGGCGCCGGCGCTGTACTGGCACTTCAAGGACAAGCAGGCGCTGCTGGACGAGATGGCGACCGAGATGTACCGGCGGATGGTCGCCGGCACCTCGCTCGACCCCGCCGACACCTGGCGGGAGCGGCTGCTCAAGGTCAACCGGGGGCTGCGGACCGCCCTGCTGGGCTACCGCGACGGCGCCAAGGTCTTCAGCGGCTCACGCTTCACGGGCCTGGACCACGCCCGCCACATGGAGGCGGACCTGCGCGTCCTGACGGGCGCCGGCCTCACCCTCGCGCAGGCGGTGCACGCGGGCCGGACCGCGACCGCGTACACCGTCGGCTTCGTCACCGAGGAACAGGGCGTGCGCCCCCTGCCGGGCGAGCGCCGGGAGGGCTTCGACGTGGAGGAACGCGCCCACCGCATGGCGGGCTTCCCCCTCGCGGCAGCCGCCGGCCACCTGCTCTTCGACGGCTACGACGCCCAGTTCGAGGAGGGGCTGGCCCTGGTGGTCGCGGGGGTGGGGGCGCGGTACGGACTGGGCTGA
- a CDS encoding FAD-dependent monooxygenase, with the protein MDVQTDVLVVGAGPTGLTLGVDLARRGVDALLVERADALFPGSRGKGIQPRTQEVFDDLGVLGAIRAAGGPYPVRMVWEDGERVGEQPMFEPVEADGGAPYTEPWMVAQWRTQEVLHARLTELGGRVAFGRGLTDLEQDAGGVTARFADGSAVRARYAVAADGGRSAVRRAVGVGMTGEAVDPAPFLVADLRLRGLDREHWHAFPAAGGTGAMLCPLAGTDDFQLTARLPEGTGPEPTLQGVREVVAAYTHLAPEDVTEVRWASGFRPRAALADRFRAGRVLLAGDAAHVHSPAGGQGLNTSVQDAYNLGWKLGAVLLGGAPDALLDTYGEERRANAAAVLDLSTGVHRGEVRRGRATAQLGLGYRESSLSRERRTTPSGVRAGDRAPDGRVDGVRLFDAFRGPHWTLLGAALPLPGVPEVPGVPGVPGVRALPAAPESYGPGVFLVRPDGYVGWAGDTAAGLGAYLRRVGVRGAADGVPAAAPGAE; encoded by the coding sequence ATGGATGTCCAGACTGATGTCCTCGTCGTGGGCGCCGGCCCGACCGGTCTCACCCTCGGCGTCGACCTCGCGCGGCGCGGGGTGGACGCGCTCCTCGTGGAGCGGGCCGACGCCCTGTTCCCCGGATCGCGCGGCAAGGGGATCCAGCCGCGCACCCAGGAGGTCTTCGACGACCTCGGCGTCCTCGGCGCGATCCGCGCGGCCGGCGGCCCCTACCCGGTGCGGATGGTCTGGGAGGACGGCGAGCGGGTCGGCGAGCAGCCGATGTTCGAGCCGGTGGAGGCGGACGGGGGCGCGCCGTACACCGAGCCGTGGATGGTCGCGCAGTGGCGCACCCAGGAGGTGCTGCACGCGCGGCTGACGGAGCTGGGCGGCCGGGTCGCCTTCGGGCGCGGGCTGACGGACCTGGAGCAGGACGCCGGAGGAGTGACCGCGCGGTTCGCCGACGGTTCGGCCGTCCGGGCGCGGTACGCGGTCGCGGCCGACGGCGGCCGTTCGGCGGTCCGGCGCGCGGTGGGCGTGGGGATGACCGGCGAGGCGGTCGACCCGGCGCCGTTCCTCGTGGCGGACCTGCGGCTGCGCGGGCTCGACCGGGAGCACTGGCACGCCTTCCCCGCGGCCGGCGGCACCGGCGCCATGCTGTGCCCGCTCGCCGGCACGGACGACTTCCAGCTGACGGCACGGCTCCCGGAGGGCACCGGGCCCGAGCCGACCCTCCAGGGCGTCCGCGAGGTGGTCGCCGCGTACACGCACCTCGCCCCCGAGGACGTCACGGAGGTGCGCTGGGCCTCCGGCTTCCGGCCCCGGGCGGCGCTGGCCGACCGGTTCCGGGCGGGCCGCGTCCTGCTCGCGGGCGACGCCGCGCACGTCCACTCGCCGGCCGGTGGGCAGGGCCTGAACACCAGCGTCCAGGACGCCTACAACCTGGGCTGGAAGCTGGGCGCGGTCCTGCTCGGCGGGGCGCCCGACGCCCTGCTCGACACCTACGGGGAGGAGCGGCGCGCCAACGCCGCGGCCGTGCTGGACCTGTCGACGGGCGTGCACCGCGGGGAGGTGCGGCGCGGGCGGGCGACGGCGCAGCTCGGACTGGGGTACCGGGAGTCGTCCCTGAGCCGGGAGCGGCGCACCACGCCGTCGGGGGTCCGGGCGGGCGACCGCGCCCCGGACGGCAGGGTGGACGGCGTCCGGCTCTTCGACGCGTTCCGGGGACCGCACTGGACGCTGCTGGGCGCGGCGCTCCCCCTTCCCGGGGTCCCGGAGGTCCCCGGGGTCCCGGGGGTCCCGGGGGTCCGGGCGCTGCCGGCCGCCCCGGAGTCGTACGGCCCCGGCGTGTTCCTGGTCCGCCCGGACGGCTACGTCGGCTGGGCGGGCGACACGGCCGCGGGACTGGGGGCGTACCTGCGCCGGGTGGGCGTCCGGGGGGCCGCGGACGGCGTCCCGGCCGCGGCCCCCGGGGCGGAGTGA
- a CDS encoding acyltransferase, with translation MTETVVSTTKPQSATTASARGPGVPAPPPPAARGGGRLRALDGLRLVAALMVALYHYGGRGGPVSEAWGTSPQQQFPTLHTPFAYGCLGVQIFFVISGFVICMSGWGRSLRSFFASRVSRLMPAYWAAVLLVAAVFALPVVAYETVPPSDALVNLTLLQQPLGVDRVLGVDWTLWAEIRFYALFALVVVLPGANRRRVIMFCACWTLGAAIAQGVREPLLDLVLMPQYAPFFIGGMGLYLVHRDRGDAHAWGIVGVGFLVGQHYAVRSLWNASDPHAFAHRTSWGVVLVVALGFLAVAAVALGRLDWANWRWLTVAGALTYPFYLVHEHLGWVVIRALHRGAHLPSAAAFALTLALMLTLAWLLHRFVERPLTPRLRGALSRVR, from the coding sequence GTGACCGAGACGGTCGTGAGCACGACGAAGCCGCAGTCCGCCACGACTGCGTCCGCGCGGGGGCCAGGCGTCCCCGCCCCGCCCCCGCCGGCCGCCCGCGGGGGCGGCAGGCTCCGGGCCCTGGACGGACTGCGGCTGGTCGCCGCGCTGATGGTGGCGCTCTACCACTACGGCGGCCGCGGCGGTCCCGTCAGCGAGGCCTGGGGCACCTCGCCGCAGCAGCAGTTCCCCACGCTGCACACGCCGTTCGCCTACGGCTGCCTGGGCGTGCAGATCTTCTTCGTCATCAGCGGCTTCGTCATCTGCATGAGCGGCTGGGGCCGTTCGCTGCGCTCCTTCTTCGCTTCCCGCGTCTCCCGCCTGATGCCCGCCTACTGGGCGGCCGTCCTCCTCGTCGCCGCGGTGTTCGCGCTGCCGGTGGTCGCCTACGAGACGGTCCCGCCGAGCGACGCGCTGGTGAACCTGACGCTGCTCCAGCAGCCGCTGGGCGTGGACCGGGTGCTGGGCGTGGACTGGACCCTGTGGGCGGAGATCCGCTTCTACGCGCTGTTCGCCCTCGTCGTGGTCCTGCCGGGCGCGAACCGGCGCAGGGTGATCATGTTCTGCGCGTGCTGGACGCTGGGGGCGGCGATCGCGCAGGGGGTACGGGAACCGCTGCTGGACCTCGTGCTGATGCCGCAGTACGCGCCGTTCTTCATCGGCGGGATGGGTCTTTACCTGGTCCACCGGGACCGCGGGGACGCCCACGCGTGGGGCATCGTCGGCGTCGGTTTCCTGGTCGGCCAGCACTACGCCGTGCGCAGCCTGTGGAACGCCTCCGACCCGCACGCCTTCGCCCACCGCACGTCCTGGGGCGTCGTCCTCGTCGTCGCCCTCGGCTTCCTCGCGGTGGCCGCGGTCGCGCTCGGCCGGCTGGACTGGGCGAACTGGCGCTGGCTGACGGTGGCCGGGGCGCTGACGTACCCGTTCTACCTCGTCCACGAGCACCTGGGCTGGGTGGTGATCCGCGCCCTGCACCGGGGCGCGCACCTCCCGTCGGCGGCGGCCTTCGCCCTGACGCTCGCCCTGATGCTGACGCTGGCCTGGCTGCTGCACCGCTTCGTCGAGCGGCCGCTGACGCCGCGGCTGCGCGGGGCGCTGAGCAGGGTGCGCTGA
- a CDS encoding restriction endonuclease: protein MTVPSGPVRRMDRERRFDLRTTALFFLLLAILLCVLAFVVRTAADIVERRPFWAGSLLVIGVAAALLGRSRWRRFSAARCARRAAEALEEAAERAADGLGGTTAYEAAPAGAPQAGAVPVGAVPGQRRPVADAAWGAGAPPVPDGVEPTVVLDHPVDYTELDPDGFEQAIADLCARDECREVEVVGGACDLGADVVAVTPDGRRVIIQCKRYGDANKVGSQDMQRFGGTCFTVHGADVAALVTTSDFTAPALDYAQQCGIVCVNGEELAAWRDGSGPSPWERAGVGA from the coding sequence CCTCGGGACCCGTCCGGCGCATGGACCGTGAGCGGCGCTTCGACCTGCGCACGACCGCGCTGTTCTTCCTTCTGCTCGCGATCCTCCTGTGCGTCCTGGCGTTCGTGGTCCGCACCGCGGCGGACATCGTCGAACGCCGCCCGTTCTGGGCCGGCTCACTCCTGGTGATCGGGGTGGCCGCCGCGCTGCTGGGCCGGTCCAGGTGGCGCCGCTTCTCCGCCGCGCGGTGCGCGCGGCGTGCCGCCGAGGCGCTGGAGGAGGCGGCCGAGCGGGCGGCCGACGGCCTCGGCGGCACGACGGCGTACGAGGCGGCGCCGGCCGGTGCGCCGCAGGCCGGCGCCGTGCCGGTGGGCGCCGTGCCCGGGCAGCGGCGCCCGGTCGCGGACGCGGCGTGGGGCGCCGGCGCGCCGCCGGTGCCGGACGGGGTGGAGCCGACCGTCGTCCTCGACCACCCGGTGGACTACACCGAGCTGGACCCCGACGGCTTCGAGCAGGCCATAGCCGACCTGTGCGCCCGTGACGAGTGCCGGGAGGTGGAGGTGGTGGGCGGAGCGTGCGACCTGGGCGCCGACGTCGTGGCGGTCACCCCCGACGGACGGCGCGTGATCATCCAGTGCAAGCGCTACGGCGACGCCAACAAGGTCGGCTCGCAGGACATGCAGCGCTTCGGCGGGACGTGCTTCACCGTCCACGGGGCCGACGTCGCGGCGTTGGTCACGACGAGCGACTTCACCGCTCCCGCCCTCGACTACGCGCAGCAGTGCGGAATAGTGTGCGTGAACGGCGAGGAGCTGGCCGCGTGGCGCGACGGGAGCGGGCCCAGCCCCTGGGAGCGGGCGGGCGTCGGCGCCTGA
- a CDS encoding glycosyltransferase family 2 protein, which translates to MVKLSVIVPFYNVQQYAPDTLTSLRANARDDFEFILVDDCSRDGTPEILARAERELPGAVLVGHERNGGLATARNTGIDRARGEYLTFLDGDDWLAPGYYPKLVAAIEELGCDFLRTDHVQCTARARTVHRVPVGRRNVVMNPREAILPADRSTSVDYAFAWAGVYHRRLVDRGLLHFTDGLRTAEDRPWIWKLHREAESFAAVSLLGVFYRRGVASSLTQIGDVRQLDFIRAFDRVIAETAADREADVLLPKAVRTYCAIISHHLGSIERFEPAVAKQLRSLSAAALRRMPQHVLDEALDSMDLQRATRLRRLRRRPAPAGAAA; encoded by the coding sequence GTGGTCAAGCTCTCCGTCATCGTGCCGTTCTACAACGTGCAGCAATACGCGCCCGACACGCTCACGAGCCTGCGGGCGAATGCGCGTGACGACTTCGAATTCATTCTCGTCGACGACTGTTCGCGCGACGGGACACCAGAGATCCTCGCGCGCGCGGAGCGCGAGCTGCCCGGCGCGGTGCTGGTCGGGCACGAGCGGAACGGAGGGCTGGCGACCGCCCGCAACACCGGTATCGACCGGGCGCGCGGCGAGTACCTGACCTTCCTGGACGGCGACGACTGGCTCGCCCCCGGCTACTACCCGAAGCTGGTCGCCGCCATCGAGGAACTGGGCTGCGACTTCCTGCGCACCGACCACGTGCAGTGCACCGCACGGGCGCGCACCGTGCACCGGGTGCCGGTCGGCCGGCGCAACGTGGTCATGAACCCGCGGGAGGCGATCCTGCCCGCCGACCGGTCCACCTCGGTGGACTACGCCTTCGCCTGGGCGGGCGTCTACCACCGCCGGCTGGTGGACAGGGGCCTGCTGCACTTCACCGACGGGCTGCGCACGGCCGAGGACCGGCCGTGGATCTGGAAGCTGCACCGGGAGGCCGAGTCCTTCGCCGCGGTGAGCCTGCTGGGTGTGTTCTACCGGCGCGGGGTCGCCTCGTCGCTCACCCAGATCGGCGATGTCCGGCAGCTCGATTTCATCCGCGCCTTCGACCGGGTCATCGCGGAAACCGCCGCGGACCGGGAGGCGGACGTCCTGTTGCCCAAGGCCGTCCGCACGTACTGCGCCATCATTTCCCATCACCTGGGATCCATCGAAAGGTTCGAGCCCGCGGTGGCGAAGCAACTGAGATCACTGAGCGCCGCCGCCCTGCGGCGCATGCCCCAGCACGTGCTGGACGAGGCGCTGGACTCCATGGACCTGCAGCGCGCCACCAGGCTGCGCCGGCTGCGCCGCCGCCCCGCCCCGGCGGGGGCCGCCGCGTGA
- a CDS encoding N-acylneuraminate cytidylyltransferase, with amino-acid sequence MPHSEAGQGAPAHRVLAVIPARGGSKGVPAKNLAPVGGVPLVARAVRECRAARLVSDVVVSTDDQAIAAAARQAGAEVVLRPAAIAGDTATSEAAVLHAMDAHEALHGAPADVVLLVQCTSPFVVREDVDAVAAALVEGGADTAVTVAPFHGFLWRDGADGADAADGADRAQAAGGHGVNHDKSFRPRRQDRPQDLLETGAAYAMDAAGFREHRHRFFGRTELVRTDPARVLEIDDPHDLARARALAPLFDADRPGSLPTHDDIDAVVLDFDGTQTDDRVLVDSEGREFVAVHRGDGLGIAALRRSGLKMLVLSTEQNPVVAARARKLKLPVLHGVDRKDLALKQWCEEQGIAPERVLYVGNDVNDLPCFALVGWPVAVASAHDVVRGAARAVTTVPGGDGAIREIAGWILGPSLDSLPQ; translated from the coding sequence ATGCCCCACTCGGAAGCGGGCCAGGGCGCCCCGGCGCACCGGGTCCTCGCGGTGATCCCCGCGCGCGGCGGCTCCAAGGGCGTGCCCGCCAAGAACCTCGCGCCCGTGGGCGGCGTCCCGCTGGTGGCGCGCGCGGTGCGCGAGTGCCGGGCGGCCCGGCTGGTGAGCGACGTCGTCGTGTCCACCGACGACCAGGCCATCGCGGCCGCCGCCCGGCAGGCCGGTGCGGAGGTCGTGCTGCGGCCCGCCGCCATCGCCGGCGACACGGCCACCTCCGAGGCCGCGGTCCTGCACGCCATGGACGCCCACGAGGCCCTGCACGGGGCACCGGCCGACGTGGTGCTGCTCGTGCAGTGCACCAGCCCGTTCGTCGTCCGCGAGGACGTCGACGCCGTGGCCGCGGCCCTCGTCGAGGGCGGCGCGGACACCGCCGTGACCGTGGCCCCCTTCCACGGCTTCCTGTGGCGGGACGGGGCGGACGGGGCGGACGCGGCGGACGGGGCCGACCGGGCGCAAGCGGCCGGCGGCCACGGCGTCAACCACGACAAGTCCTTCCGCCCCCGCCGCCAGGACCGCCCCCAGGACCTGCTGGAGACCGGTGCCGCCTACGCGATGGACGCGGCCGGTTTCCGCGAGCACCGGCACCGCTTCTTCGGCCGCACCGAACTGGTCCGCACCGACCCGGCCCGCGTGCTGGAGATCGACGACCCGCACGACCTGGCCCGGGCGCGCGCGCTCGCGCCCCTGTTCGACGCGGACCGGCCCGGTTCGCTCCCCACCCACGACGACATCGACGCCGTCGTGCTCGACTTCGACGGCACCCAGACCGACGACCGGGTGCTGGTCGACTCCGAGGGACGGGAGTTCGTCGCCGTGCACCGCGGAGACGGACTCGGCATCGCAGCCCTGCGCAGGAGCGGCCTGAAGATGCTGGTCCTGTCCACGGAACAGAACCCGGTGGTCGCCGCCCGGGCCCGGAAGCTGAAGCTCCCGGTGCTGCACGGCGTCGACCGCAAGGACCTCGCCCTCAAGCAGTGGTGCGAGGAGCAGGGCATCGCGCCGGAGCGCGTGCTCTACGTCGGCAACGACGTCAACGACCTCCCGTGCTTCGCCCTCGTGGGCTGGCCCGTGGCGGTCGCGAGCGCCCACGACGTCGTACGCGGTGCCGCACGCGCGGTCACCACCGTCCCCGGTGGCGACGGCGCGATCCGAGAGATCGCCGGCTGGATCCTCGGCCCCTCCCTCGACTCCCTCCCCCAGTAA
- a CDS encoding alpha-2,8-polysialyltransferase family protein has protein sequence MTTQIFQASTLYGMATLAAALDSGCFRPADRRVLLVCNNAATPETTPGLEEMPGFEQLRDRFDDVLSYNETIFPFHPGGWAPRVDDMPLWERYLRHEWRLADDDVELAVESIQVNPSLALAQIFHGAPVTVYADGLMSYGPTRNKIDPLVGTRVDRVLHLDLVPGLEPLLLTEFGVPAQIVPTPAFTKVLAQLLPAGDGLPEVEEPALLLGQYLSALGILSAEEEEDLHVAMVRGAVALGHTKVVFKPHPTAPARFTRRLEQEAAKLGAEVTVLDTPVLAEVLYQRTRPALVVGCFSTALLTASALYGLPVARVGTELLLERLTPFENSNRIPVTVVHALLPDLADRAAVTGQRRGTDVAGLGTLVRAVGFAMQPKILPRLRGEAERYLAANPDERTLRYFKKRRLTALGLPGGVPGGLMFLPRNSTARRVVRRARALRKAVRR, from the coding sequence GTGACCACCCAGATCTTCCAGGCGTCGACGCTGTACGGCATGGCCACGCTCGCCGCCGCCCTCGACTCCGGCTGCTTCCGCCCCGCCGACCGGCGCGTCCTGCTGGTCTGCAACAACGCGGCCACCCCCGAGACCACGCCCGGGCTAGAGGAGATGCCCGGCTTCGAGCAGCTGCGCGACCGTTTCGACGACGTCCTGTCGTACAACGAGACGATCTTCCCCTTCCACCCCGGCGGCTGGGCGCCCCGGGTGGACGACATGCCCCTGTGGGAGCGGTACCTGCGGCACGAGTGGCGGCTCGCCGACGACGACGTGGAGCTGGCGGTCGAGTCGATCCAGGTCAACCCGTCGCTCGCGCTCGCCCAGATCTTCCACGGCGCCCCGGTCACCGTCTACGCCGACGGGCTGATGAGCTACGGCCCCACCCGCAACAAGATCGACCCGCTGGTGGGCACCCGGGTGGACCGGGTCCTCCACCTGGACCTGGTGCCGGGTCTGGAGCCCCTGCTGCTCACCGAGTTCGGCGTGCCGGCGCAGATCGTGCCGACGCCGGCCTTCACCAAGGTGCTGGCCCAGCTCCTCCCGGCCGGCGACGGCCTGCCGGAGGTCGAGGAGCCCGCGCTGCTGCTCGGCCAGTACCTCTCCGCGCTGGGCATCCTCTCCGCCGAGGAGGAGGAGGACCTGCACGTGGCGATGGTCAGGGGCGCCGTCGCCCTCGGCCACACGAAGGTGGTGTTCAAGCCGCATCCCACCGCCCCGGCCCGCTTCACCCGCCGCCTGGAGCAGGAGGCCGCGAAGCTCGGTGCCGAGGTGACCGTGCTCGACACGCCGGTCCTGGCCGAGGTGCTGTACCAGCGCACGCGTCCCGCACTGGTCGTCGGCTGCTTCTCCACCGCGCTGCTCACCGCCTCCGCCCTGTACGGCCTGCCGGTGGCCCGGGTCGGCACCGAACTGCTGCTGGAGCGGCTGACCCCGTTCGAGAACAGCAACCGGATCCCGGTCACCGTGGTCCACGCGCTGCTGCCGGACCTGGCCGACCGTGCCGCGGTGACCGGGCAGCGCCGGGGCACGGACGTGGCGGGGCTGGGGACGCTGGTGCGCGCGGTGGGCTTCGCGATGCAGCCGAAGATCCTGCCCCGGCTGCGCGGGGAGGCGGAGCGGTACCTGGCCGCGAACCCGGACGAGCGGACGCTGCGGTACTTCAAGAAGCGGCGGCTGACCGCGCTCGGCCTGCCGGGCGGCGTCCCCGGTGGCCTGATGTTCCTGCCGCGCAACTCCACGGCGCGCAGGGTCGTGCGACGCGCCAGGGCGCTGCGGAAGGCGGTGCGCCGCTGA